In one Rhea pennata isolate bPtePen1 chromosome 15, bPtePen1.pri, whole genome shotgun sequence genomic region, the following are encoded:
- the INTS1 gene encoding integrator complex subunit 1 isoform X1 produces the protein MNRPKAAAVRRPSAVPKPSAHPPPGDFIALGSKGQSSDSKAAVTLLKPAPSGLPSERKREGGAALGGAAGLTGLTKRPKLSSTPPLSALGRLAEAAVAEKRAISPSIKEPSVIPIEVVPTVLLDEIEAAEAEGNDDRIEGVLCGAVKQLKMNRAKPDTTLYLSLMYLAKIKPNIFATEGVIEALCSLLRRDASINFKAKGNSLVSVLACNLLMAAYEEDENWPEIFVKVYIEDSLGERIWVDSPHCKTFVDNIQTAFNTKMPPKSMLLHGEVGRSGGDLSAGSSPHPSMTEEEDSQSELLIAEEKMSPEQEGQLMPRYEDLAESVEEYVLDMLRDQLNRRQPMDNVSRNLLRLLTATCGYKEVRQMAVQRLEMWLQNPKLTKPAQDLLMSVCMNCNTHSSEDMEVISNLIKIRLKPKVLLNHYMLCVRELLNAHRDNLGTTIKFVIFNELSNARNPNNMQILYTVLQHSSEQAPKYLAMVFQDLLTTKDDYLRASRALLREIIKQTKHEINFQAFCLGLMQERKEAQYSEMEFKERFVIHITDLLAVSMMLGITAQVKEAGIAWDKGEKKNLEVLRSFQNQIAAIQRDAVWWLHTVVPSISKLAPKDYVHCLHKVLFTEQPETYYKWDNWPPESDRNFFLRLCSEVPILEDTLMRILVIGLSRDLPLGPADAMELADHLVKRAAAVQADDVEVLRVERIQLIDAVLNLCTYHHPENIQLPPGYQPPNLAISTLYWKAWPLLLVVAAFNPENIGLAAWEEYPSLKMLMEMVMTNNYSYPPCTLTDEEKCTEMINRELQISQREKQEILAFEGHLAAASTKQTITESSSLLLSQLTSLDPQGPPRRPPPHVLEQVKSLNQSLRLGHLLCRSRHPDFLLNIIQRQASSQSMPWLADLVQSSEGSLDVLPVQCLCEFLLHDAADEPTSGEEEEEGESKEQRAKKRQRQQKQRQLLGRLQDLLLGPKADEQTTCEVLDYFLRRLSSSQVASRVLAMKGLSLVLSEGGMRDGEEKDHPMEEDSGDSELLQGYQWLLRDLPRLPLFDSVRATTALALQQAIHMETDPQTISAYLVYLSQHAPVEEQGQHNDLALYVARLIVERSTIMSHLFSKLSYCAESDAVLVALLSIFSRYIKRMRQSKEGEEVYSWSESQDQVFLRWTSGETATMHILVVHAMVILLTLGPPQAGDGDFYTLLDIWFPEKKPLPTAFLVDTSEEALLLPDWLKLRMIRSEVPRLVDAALQDLEPQQLLLFVQSFGIPVSSMSKLLQYLDQAVSHDPQTLEQNIMDKNYMAHLVEVQHERGATGGQTFHSLLTASLPARRDSAETARSKSSPENSQSQSRIRALSQIRVLGPEDDLAGIFLQLFPLNPDPRWQNSNLRPLALALQQALGQELARIRQGNAQVTGITARLLQAVAALMNSPHSGALVMAMHRNHFISCPLMRQLYQYQRCMPQDTAFSSLFFKVLMQMLQWLENPAVEEGPLRAQLKAFAVQYSSRHRINDVRGGFLHLTEALTFRRDTDLISSTVRAIIATLKSGEKCNVEPELISTVLQGLIETHSPYLEELLTVLFSATVETTTRFPAMKPITVVSSLLLQDKEETPVKKELDSCSTEATWLGPSSGLLNDWLEMLDPEVISSCPDLQQRLLFSWNKAGSQVPSFRPYLLALLTHQSSWTTLHQCIRLLLCRNREQSRFDPTASLDFLWACIHIPRIWQGRDQRTPQKRREEFVLHLKASELISMVELILAEAETRYQNTEEASCTLIQSRLPLLLSCSHGDLENIKKVTEYLTSCIQQWGSSSVGKCCQDLLLQIYLQLPELLVPMPEMLLTSEGARDSSTCKLDALVHRFITLLADTSDSKSSESRVWDANMACRKLAVAHPILLLRHLPMIAALLHGRVHLNFQEFRQQNHLTFFIHVLGILELLQPQVFQNEHQAALWDCLLSFIRLLLNYRKSSRHLAAFISKFVQFIHKYITCNAQAAVSFLQKHSDPLHDLSSDNSDLAVLKSLLAGLSLPSKSGILDRGSEEEKDDEAAAGSLPLVSVSLFTPLTPAEMAPYMKRLSRGQTVEDILEVLTDIDEMSRRRPEILSFFATNLQKLMSSSEESCRNLAFSLALRSIQNNPSIAADFLPTFMYCLGSRDFEVVQTALRNLPEYTLLCQEHAAVLLHRAFLVGMYGQIDTSSQISEALKVLHMEAMI, from the exons ATGAACCGGCCGAAGGCGGCCGCCGTGCGGCGGCCCAGCGCCGTGCCCAAGCCGTCCG CTCACCCGCCGCCGGGGGACTTCATCGCCCTGGGCTCCAAAGGGCAGAGCAGCGACTCCAAAGCCGCCGTCACCTTGCTCAAGCCGGCCCCGTCCGGGCTGCCCTCGGAGCGCAAGCGGGAGGGCGGCGCTGCCCtcgggggcgccgcggggctcaCGGGCCTCACCAAGCGCCCCAAGCTCTCCTCCACGCCGCCGCTGAGCGCCCTGGGACGCCTGGCCGAGGCGGCCGTGGCGGAGAAGCGAGCCATCTCGCCCTCCATCAAGGAGCCATCTGTCATCCCCATCGAAG TTGTCCCGACAGTGCTGCTGGATGAAATTgaggcagcagaggcagaaggcaATGACGACCGTATCGAGGGGGTGCTGTGTGGAGCAGTGAAGCAGCTCAAAATGAATAGAGCCAAACCTGATACTACGCTGTACCTGAGCCTCATGTACCTGGCAAAAATCAAACCCAACATATTTGCAACTGAAGGGGTTATTGAG GCATTGTGCAGTCTACTCCGAAGAGATGCCTCCATCAATTTCAAAGCCAAAGGGAATAGCCTGGTGTCTGTCTTGGCCTGCAACCTTCTCATGGCTGCTTACGAGGAGGATGAGAACTGGCCAGAGATCTTTGTCAAG GTTTACATTGAGGATTCCCTTGGGGAACGCATCTGGGTGGATAGCCCTCACTGCAAGACATTTGTGGATAACATTCAAACAGCCTTTAACACGAAGATGCCCCCTAAGAGCATGTTGTTGCATGGGGAAGTGGGACGTAGCGGAGGGGACCTTAGTGCTG GGAGTAGCCCGCATCCCTCCATGACAGAGGAAGAAGACAGCCAGAGCGAGTTGCTGattgcagaggagaaaatgagCCCAGAGCAGGAGGGCCAGCTCATGCCCAG GTACGAGGACCTTGCAGAGAGCGTGGAGGAATACGTCCTAGACATGCTGCGGGACCAACTCAACCGCCGCCAGCCGATGGATAATGTCTCCAGGAATCTGCTTCGTCTGCTGACCGCAACCTGCGGCTACAAAGAGGTCCGACAAATGGCTGTGCAAAGGCTGGAGATGTGGTTGCAAAATCCAAAG TTGACCAAGCCAGCACAGGACTTGCTAATGTCAGTTTGCATGAACTGCAACACCCATAGCTCAGAGGACATGGAAGTTATCTCCAACCTGATCAAAATTCGTCTCAAACCAAAAGTGCTTCTCAACCACTACATGCTGTGTGTTAG AGAGCTGCTGAATGCGCACAGGGATAACCTGGGCACTACAATTAAGTTCGTAATTTTCAATGAATTGTCAAATGCAAGAAATCCCAACAACATGCAGATCCTGTACACTGTGCTGCAACATAGCTCAGAGCAAGCTCCAAAG TACCTGGCAATGGTGTTCCAGGATCTTTTGACTACTAAAGATGATTACCTGCGGGCTTCGCGGGCGCTGCTCCGAGAGATcatcaaacaaacaaagcatGAGATCAACTTCCAGGCCTTCTGCCTGGGACTCATGCAGGAACGAAAGGAGGCCCAGTACTCAGAAATGGAATTCAAG GAGCGGTTTGTTATCCATATTACTGATCTATTAGCTGTCTCCATGATGCTTGGTATCACAGCGCAGGTGAAGGAAGCTGGAATTGCTTGggacaaaggagagaaaaaga ACCTGGAAGTGCTGCGCTCTTTCCAGAATCAAATTGCTGCAATCCAGCGAGATGCCGTCTGGTGGCTTCATACGGTTGTTCCATCTATCAGCAAGCTAGCTCCAAAGGACTATGTGCACTG CCTCCACAAGGTGCTCTTCACTGAACAGCCAGAGACGTACTACAAATGGGACAACTGGCCCCCTGAGAGTGACCGCAA CTTCTTCCTTCGCCTCTGCTCTGAGGTGCCCATCCTTGAAGATACACTGATGCGAATCCTTGTCATTGGTTTGTCACGGGACCTTCCTCTTGGCCCTGCGGATGCCATGGAGCTCGCTGACCACTTGGTAAAGCGGGCTGCGGCTGTGCAAGCAGATG ATGTCGAGGTCCTGAGGGTAGAGAGAATCCAGCTGATTGATGCAGTCTTAAATCTGTGCACTTACCACCATCCAGAGAATATTCAGCTACCCCCAGG TTACCAGCCTCCAAATCTAGCCATTTCTACCCTCTACTGGAAAGCCTGGCCCCTTCTCCTTGTAGTGGCTGCATTTAATCCTGAAAACATTG GCCTGGCTGCGTGGGAAGAGTACCCCTCTCTAAAGATGCTCATGGAAATGGTCATGACCAA TAATTATTCATATCCTCCATGTACTTTGACGGATGAGGAGAAGTGCACAGAGATGATTAACCGTGAGCTTCAAATCTcccagagggaaaagcaggAGATTCTTGCATTTGAAGGTCATCTGGCTGCTGCCTCCACAAAGCAAACAAttacagagagcagcagcctcctgctgtCCCAGCTGACAAGTCTGGACCCTCA GGGTCCCCCACGCAGACCTCCGCCACATGTCCTCGAGCAAGTGAAAAGCCTGAATCAGTCATTGCGCTTGGGCCACCTACTGTGTCGCAGTCGTCATCCTGATTTTCTTCTCAACATCATTCAAAGACAG GCCTCGTCACAGTCGATGCCATGGCTGGCAGATCTGGTTCAGTCCAGTGAGGGCTCATTGGATGTCCTACCGGTGCAGTGCCTTTGTGAGTTCTTGCTTCATGATGCTGCTGATGAGCCAACCTCAggtgaagaggaggaggagggtgagaGTAAAGAGCAACGTGCCAAGAAACGCCAG AGACAACAGAAACAGCGACAGTTGCTTGGACGTTTGCAAGATTTGCTCTTGGGTCCTAAAGCAGATGAGCAGACAACCTGTGAGGTGCTTGACTATTTCCTGCGCCGCCTGAGTTCCTCCCAGGTTGCTTCACGGGTCCTGGCCATGAAG ggccTGTCTTTGGTGCTGTCAGAAGGGGGAATGCGtgatggagaggagaaagatcACCCCATGGAAGAAGACTCCGGTGATTCTGAACTGCTCCAGGGATATCAATGGCTGCTAAGAGACCTCCCAAGGCTGCCGCTGTTTGACAGTGTTAGAGCAACAACAGCTCTTGCCTTGCAACAG GCCATCCACATGGAGACAGATCCCCAGACCATCAGTGCTTACCTGGTGTACCTCTCCCAGCATGCCCCAGTGGAGGAGCAGGGACAGCACAATGACCTTGCTCTG TATGTGGCCCGGCTCATAGTGGAGCGCTCTACCATCATGTCTCACCTCTTCTCCAAGCTTTCGTACTGTGCTGAGTCGGATGCAGTGCTTGTTGCTCTCCTCTCCATCTTTTCTCGCTACATCAAACGTATGCGCCAGAGTAAGGAGGGTGAAGAGGTGTACAGCTGG TCGGAGTCCCAGGATCAGGTGTTCCTTCGCTGGACTAGTGGGGAAACGGCCACTATGCACATCCTTGTGGTTCATGCCATGGTTATTCTTCTGACATTAGGGCCACCTCAAG CAGGCGATGGTGATTTTTACACCTTATTGGATATATGGTTCCCGGAGAAAAAGCCTCTGCCTACTGCTTTTCTGGTTGACACCTCAGAGGAggctctgctgctccctgacTGGCTAAAGTTGCGCATGATCCGTTCTGAAGTCCCACGTCTTGTGGATGCAG CCTTGCAGGACCTGGAGccacagcagctgcttctctttgtTCAGTCCTTTGGAATCCCAGTTTCTAGCATGAGCAAACTTTTGCAGTACCTGGATCAGGCAGTATCTCATGACCCACAGACACTGGAGCAAAACATCATGGACAAGA ACTACATGGCTCACCTTGTGGAGGTTCAGCATGAGAGAGGAGCTACAGGAGGCCAGACTTTCCACTCCCTGCTCACTGCATCCTTACCAGCCCGCCGAG ACAGTGCTGAGACAGCACGATCAAAATCTAGTCCTGAGAACTCTCAAAGCCAGAGCCGAATACGGGCCTTGAGTCAGATTCGGGTTCTGGGCCCAGAAGATGATTTGGCAGGGATCTTTCTGCAG CTCTTCCCACTAAATCCAGACCCACGGTGGCAGAACTCAAACCTACGCCCACTTGCCCTGGCATTGCAGCAAGCCCTAGGGCAGGAACTGGCTCGCATCCGCCAGGGGAATGCTCAAGTGACTGGGATCACAGCACGACTTCTCCAGGCAGTGGCTGCGCTGATGAACTCCCCACACAGCGGTGCGTTGGTGATGGCAATGCATCGCAACCACTTCATCTCCTGCCCTCTGATGCGCCAGTTGTACCAATATCAG CGCTGCATGCCACAGGACACTGCCTTCTCCTCACTCTTCTTCAAAGTTCTCATGCAGATGCTGCAGTGGTTGGAGAACCCTGCAGTGGAAGAAGGTCCCCTGCGTGCTCAGCTGAAGGCCTTTGCTGTGCAGTATTCCTCACGGCACAGGATCAATGATG TTCGAGGTGGCTTTCTGCACCTTACAGAAGCACTGACTTTCCGTCGTGACACTGACTTGATCAGCTCCACAGTACGTGCCATCATTGCAACCCTGAAATCAGGAGAAAAATGTAATGTGGAGCCAGAGCTCATCAGCACGG TCCTTCAAGGTCTGATTGAAACTCACTCTCCATACTTGGAAGAACTCCTGACTGTCCTCTTCTCAGCTACTGTTGAGACTACCACCAGGTTTCCTGCCATGAAACCAATTACTGTGGTGAGCTCCTTGTTGCTCCAGGACAAAGAGGAGACACCAGTGAAAAAGGAGCTGGATAGCTGCAG cacTGAAGCTACTTGGCTAGGACCCTCTTCTGGCCTTCTCAATGACTGGCTGGAGATGTTGGACCCAGAAGTGATCAGCAGCTGCCCTGATCTCCAACAGAGGCTACTGTTCTCCTGGAACAAA GCAGGGTCGCAGGTGCCCTCCTTCCGCCCATATCTCTTGGCTCTTCTCACTCACCAGTCCAGCTGGACCACACTGCACCAGTGCATCAGgcttctgctttgcagaaacaGGGAGCAAAG CAGGTTTGACCCAACTGCATCCTTGGATTTTTTGTGGGCCTGTATTCATATCCCTCGGATTTGGCAGGGAAGGGACCAAAGAACTCCTCAG AAGCGTCGTGAGGAATTTGTGCTCCACCTTAAGGCATCAGAGTTGATCAGCATGGTGGAGCTGATCTTGGCTGAAGCAGAAACCAGATAccaaaacacagaagaggcCTCCTGCACACTCATCCAGTCACGACTGCCCTTGTTGCTCAGTTGTTCTCATGGGGACCTTGAGAACATCAAAAAAGTGACAGAGTATCTGACCAGCTGTATCCAGCAGTGGGGAAGCAG CTCTGTGGGAAAATGCTGCCAAGACCTTCTCCTGCAGATCTACCTTCAGCTACCtgagctgcttgtgcctatgccTGAGATGCTTCTGACCAGTGAAGGAGCCAGAGATAGCAGCACTTGCAAG CTCGATGCCCTGGTTCACAGATTCATCACCCTCCTTGCAGACACCAGTGACTCCAAGTCATCAGAAAGCCGTGTGTGGGATGCTAACATGGCCTGCAGGAAACTAGCTGTAGCTCATCCCATCCTACTTCTTAG GCACTTGCCAATgattgcagctctgctgcatggCCGTGTTCACCTCAATTTCCAGGAGTTCAGGCAGCAGAACCACTTGACCTTCTTCATCCACGTCTTGGGGATCCTAGAGCTACTCCAGCCGCAGGTCTTCCAGAACGAACACCAGGCGGCACTATGGGACTGTCTCCTGTCTTTCATCCGCCTGCTGCTG AACTACAGGAAGTCTTCACGGCACCTGGCTGCCTTCATCAGCAAGTTTGTCCAGTTTATCCACAAGTACATCACATGCAACGCCCAGGCAGCTGTCTCCTTCCTGCAGAAACACTCGGATCCACTCCA TGACCTGTCATCAGACAACAGTGACCTAGCAGTGCTGAAGTCCCTTCTGGCTGGGCTGAGTCTGCCTAGTAAGAGTGGCATCTTGGACAGAggctctgaagaagaaaaggatg ATGAAGCAGCTGCTGGCTCTCTCCCTCTTGTCAGTGTGTCTCTCTTCACTCCTCTCACCCCAGCTGAAATGGCACCATACATGAAGAGGCTTTCCAGAGGCCAAACTGTTGAGG ACATCCTGGAGGTGCTGACAGACATTGATGAAATGTCCAGACGGAGGCCAGAGATTCTATCCTTTTTTGCT ACAAACCTGCAGAAGCTGATGAGCTCATCAGAGGAGTCTTGCCGCAACCTGGCCTTTAGCCTGGCCTTGCGCTCCATTCAGAACAACCCCAG TATTGCTGCAGACTTTCTTCCCACCTTCATGTACTGCCTTGGTAGCCGTGACTTTGAGGTGGTGCAAACAGCATTGAGGAACCTGCCTGAATACACCCTTCTCTGCCAAG AACACGCAGCAGTGTTACTGCACAGGGCCTTTCTGGTTGGGATGTATGGCCAGATCGACACTAGCTCTCAGATATCGGAGGCCTTGAAGGTTCTGCACATGGAAGCCATGATATGA